ACTTTTAGATAAATCTAACTTTTTTATTAAGATAAATTTAGCTAGGTGAACCTAAATCTTACCTGAACAAAAATGGAGCGCATCTAAAAAAACCGAGAACAAGTAGGTTTAAACAGGACAACTTATGGTGTAATCCGATTTTAATCATGAAATAAGAAAATATAAAAAAAGGGGGAACAAAAATATGCCGTGTTTGTTTACTGGTTTGTCAGAATTTCCATCCATGTATTTTGCGTTGTTCATTCCACATGCGGTAGTATAGGTTTTTGTTTTTCAGAAGGGTTTGGTGAGTTCCTTGTTCGACAACAGATCCGTTCTCTAGGACGATTATGTTATCTGCATGAACAACAGTGTTTAGGCGGTGGGCAATAACAATAACAGTTTTGTGTTTGACTAAGTCATTGATGGCCTCTTGGATGTGCAACTCGTTTTCTGGGTCAAGTGAAGCTGTCGCTTCGTCAAGCAGAATGATTGGAGCGTCTTTTAGTATTGCTCGTGCTATGGATATGCGTTGTTTTTCGCCTCCAGACAAAGTGGACCCGCCTTCTCCGATTATTGTGTCGTATCCCTTGGGAAGTTTTTGGATAAATTCGTGACAACGTGCCTTCTTTGCTGCGTTAATTACGTCATCAATTGTTGCATCTGTTTTCCCGACGCGAATGTTGTTTATGATGGAGTCATTAAATAGATACACATCTTGAAACACCATAGAAACAGAAGCAAGTACAACATCGGGGTCATATTTTCGTATATCATGGTCGCCTAAGAGTACCGTTCCTTTTGAAACATCCCAGAAACGTGCTATAAGGCGTGTCATTGTTGTTTTTCCGGAACCAGATGGACCCACCAGTGCAACAAATGATGCTTCTGGAATTGTAACAGTTACATTGTTTAGCACATTGGTGTCGTGATACCGGAAAGTTACATTGTCGAACTGAACGTTATAGTTTTCAGGTTTTAGTTCAGGGTTTGTACCTTTAAGAACTGGTGTCTTTCGTAGGTCTTCGATACGGTCAACACTGAGTTGAAAATAGTTGATTTCGCCAACAAATATCAGAGCTTGAAGGAACGGCTCATAAACGCGTGAACCAATTATGAGGAACATAACATAGACCGGTAGAGATACCGTGCCAGCAAACAAGAAGGTGAGACCAAATAAGATGATGACGGCAAGTCCACTACGAAGAACAAAACTAGCAAACAGTGCGATTGGT
This region of Candidatus Bathyarchaeum sp. genomic DNA includes:
- a CDS encoding ABC transporter ATP-binding protein/permease; the encoded protein is MKIFSLMRAATLGHPERLRSMILWTLLEYAFRGAPYGVLLMGVWEFFKPLQNPGTSLNIPALIGISVALAVSLVLLFIVSKIAYKKTYNGTYEICAEGRLTISNHIRQLPMGFFNTRDPGTIGAYLLSDYANVEQLLSHLLPQLVGAVAMPSLLLVFLAFQNWQLALLSAAVIPLSLPILVIAIKFIKHFGKKQQKAKREATSRMLEYLHGMKLIKAFNLTGTKFERLEKTFRNFKSVCIKLEAGAGPIALFASFVLRSGLAVIILFGLTFLFAGTVSLPVYVMFLIIGSRVYEPFLQALIFVGEINYFQLSVDRIEDLRKTPVLKGTNPELKPENYNVQFDNVTFRYHDTNVLNNVTVTIPEASFVALVGPSGSGKTTMTRLIARFWDVSKGTVLLGDHDIRKYDPDVVLASVSMVFQDVYLFNDSIINNIRVGKTDATIDDVINAAKKARCHEFIQKLPKGYDTIIGEGGSTLSGGEKQRISIARAILKDAPIILLDEATASLDPENELHIQEAINDLVKHKTVIVIAHRLNTVVHADNIIVLENGSVVEQGTHQTLLKNKNLYYRMWNEQRKIHGWKF